A stretch of the Actinomyces qiguomingii genome encodes the following:
- a CDS encoding aldo/keto reductase, translated as MAPTRTLGNSELHVSAIGLGGNVFGWTADEDTSHRILDAYVNGGGNFIDTADGYSHWAPGHVGGESEAVIGSWLRTRGRRDEVVIATKVSTKPDRKGLAASNIRAAIDESLSRLGTDHVDLYYAHFDDMDTPLEETVAAFEEVRAAGKTRYVALSNYTPDRVEEWCAIAAANDFAPAVALQPHYNLVHRQDVEGPGNRGEVAVTHHLGLVPYFSLASGFLTGKYRPGRDSGSARGSWIADYLRAEYFSVLEVVREVAVAHDAAPAAVALAWLRDRPGVVSPLASARTLEQLGPILHALSLELDPEETLALTRASDRIRGL; from the coding sequence ATGGCACCTACCAGGACCTTGGGCAACTCCGAGCTGCATGTCAGTGCAATAGGACTGGGCGGTAACGTATTCGGATGGACCGCCGATGAAGATACCTCCCACCGTATCCTCGACGCCTATGTCAACGGCGGCGGCAACTTCATCGACACTGCCGACGGCTACTCCCACTGGGCCCCGGGGCATGTTGGCGGCGAGTCGGAGGCTGTTATCGGCTCCTGGCTGCGCACACGCGGTCGGCGCGATGAGGTGGTAATCGCCACGAAGGTATCCACCAAGCCTGACCGCAAGGGACTGGCGGCAAGCAATATCCGCGCCGCAATCGACGAGTCCCTGAGCCGCTTGGGCACCGATCACGTGGACCTCTACTACGCCCACTTCGACGACATGGACACGCCCTTGGAGGAGACCGTAGCCGCCTTTGAGGAGGTTCGTGCCGCCGGCAAGACCCGTTACGTCGCACTGTCCAACTACACGCCCGATCGGGTAGAGGAGTGGTGCGCCATTGCCGCGGCCAATGACTTCGCGCCCGCCGTGGCGCTGCAGCCCCACTACAACCTGGTGCACCGGCAGGACGTCGAAGGACCCGGTAATCGGGGAGAGGTCGCTGTCACCCATCATCTGGGACTCGTGCCCTACTTCTCGCTGGCCTCGGGTTTCCTGACCGGTAAGTATCGTCCGGGCAGGGATTCCGGATCTGCACGTGGTAGCTGGATCGCCGACTATCTGCGCGCGGAGTACTTCAGCGTGCTGGAGGTCGTGCGTGAGGTAGCCGTTGCGCACGACGCCGCCCCTGCGGCTGTCGCCCTGGCCTGGCTGCGTGACCGGCCGGGTGTGGTCTCGCCGCTTGCATCGGCGCGAACGCTCGAGCAGTTGGGGCCGATCCTCCACGCGCTCTCACTGGAGCTGGACCCGGAGGAGACCCTGGCCCTGACACGCGCTTCGGACCGGATCCGAGGGCTGTGA
- a CDS encoding Hsp70 family protein, with translation MAARSGSSSTQQSRKRRRAHSAPLDLGIDLGTTRTVVARADRGNYPVVGFTDTAGDLHEFFPSLTALTADGLVHGFAARAAARRGAPLLRSLKRVLSSPTVTAQTPVRLGAQTFSVLELLTSFLTAVREQLLSSEVLEGADPGAEDANIVVAVPAHAYGAQRLITLDAFRAAGFHVTAMLNEPSAAGFEYTHRKSGTVSSRRTRVLVYDLGGGTFDTSLVDVRGQSHEVLASRGAGDLGGDDLDLLLAQLSLTAAGVAEEEMATAELDDLLDLCRDAKESMVPQTRRLLITLRGKDLVLPAADFYAAATPLIQRSLDTMAPLIGRLDDGGPDLTDIAGIYLVGGASAFPLVPRLLRERFGRRVHRSPYPGASTAIGLAIAADRTATVALTDRLSRGFGVFREADGGARTIFDALLTEESVQKRADGAAGTIITRRYPAVHNIGRYRFVECAGVDAAGEPRGGLAPYQDVLFPFDRSLRDAEDLASLPVHRLGNGPQIEERYDIDGAGLIHVTLTDLSDGYKRTYVLGRRTA, from the coding sequence ATGGCAGCCCGAAGCGGTAGCAGTAGTACGCAGCAGTCCCGCAAGCGTAGGCGCGCTCACTCCGCGCCCCTCGACCTCGGCATCGACCTGGGCACGACGCGCACCGTCGTCGCCCGTGCAGACCGGGGCAACTACCCCGTTGTCGGTTTCACCGACACCGCGGGGGATCTCCACGAGTTCTTCCCGTCCCTGACGGCACTTACCGCTGACGGCCTGGTGCATGGATTCGCGGCCCGCGCCGCAGCCCGTCGGGGGGCTCCCCTGCTGCGCAGTCTGAAACGAGTGTTGTCCTCCCCCACCGTGACCGCTCAGACACCAGTGCGGCTGGGTGCGCAGACCTTCTCCGTTCTGGAACTGCTCACCAGCTTCCTCACCGCGGTACGCGAGCAGTTGCTGTCCTCCGAGGTGCTCGAGGGAGCCGACCCGGGGGCCGAGGACGCCAATATCGTCGTTGCGGTGCCCGCGCACGCCTACGGCGCCCAGCGGCTGATCACGCTCGATGCCTTCCGTGCGGCGGGCTTCCACGTAACGGCCATGCTCAATGAGCCCAGCGCCGCCGGTTTTGAGTACACCCATCGCAAGTCCGGCACCGTCTCCTCCCGCCGCACCCGGGTGCTCGTTTACGACCTGGGTGGAGGCACATTCGACACCTCGCTGGTGGATGTGCGCGGCCAGTCCCATGAGGTGCTGGCATCGCGCGGTGCCGGAGACTTAGGTGGCGACGACCTGGATCTGCTGCTCGCGCAGCTCTCACTCACCGCCGCCGGCGTGGCCGAGGAAGAGATGGCCACAGCCGAGCTGGACGACCTGCTTGACCTGTGCCGCGATGCCAAGGAATCGATGGTGCCCCAGACACGACGCCTTCTGATCACCCTACGTGGCAAGGACCTGGTGCTGCCCGCCGCCGACTTCTACGCGGCGGCGACTCCGCTGATCCAGCGCAGCCTTGACACCATGGCCCCACTGATCGGTCGACTCGATGACGGCGGTCCGGACCTGACCGATATCGCCGGCATATATCTGGTTGGCGGCGCCTCGGCCTTCCCGCTGGTCCCCCGGCTACTGCGTGAGCGCTTCGGTCGGCGGGTGCACCGCTCCCCCTACCCTGGCGCATCCACCGCCATCGGCCTGGCCATAGCCGCCGATCGCACCGCCACCGTGGCGTTGACAGACCGCCTGTCGCGTGGCTTCGGCGTGTTCCGGGAGGCCGATGGCGGGGCCCGCACCATATTCGATGCCCTGTTGACCGAGGAGTCGGTGCAGAAGCGGGCCGACGGCGCCGCCGGCACCATCATCACCCGCCGTTACCCGGCGGTGCACAACATCGGCCGCTACCGGTTCGTCGAATGCGCGGGGGTGGACGCCGCCGGCGAACCTCGCGGCGGCCTGGCCCCCTACCAGGACGTACTGTTCCCCTTCGACCGCTCCCTGCGGGATGCGGAGGATCTCGCCTCACTGCCGGTGCATCGGCTTGGAAACGGGCCGCAGATCGAGGAGCGCTACGACATCGACGGCGCCGGGCTGATTCATGTGACCCTGACGGACTTGTCCGACGGCTACAAGCGCACCTACGTACTCGGCCGCCGCACCGCCTGA
- a CDS encoding inorganic phosphate transporter: MSTTLFIVVVVIVTALIFDFTNGFHDSSNAMATSVATGAFTPRRAVLVAAILNVVGATLSTEVAKTISHGMFDDSLIQAAPAMVFAGLAGAILWNLITWLLGLPSSSSHALFGGLIGAVVVAAGIQGVHWGTVVSKIMLPAVLAPTVAALASAVATWISYRITGPADKFSDRIFRYGQRVSASMVALAHGTSDGQKTMGVITLVLIAGGYQEAGSAPYWWVVAAAGAAIGLGTYSGGWRIMRTMGKGLVHIDPPQGFAAETTSTVAILASSHLGFALSTTHICTGSILGTGVGRGAKVSWGTFGKMGTAWLITLPCAALVGAVTSFIAVKGGVIGTIAVIALLIVSALLIVRQANHNKVDFSNVNDADKVVVAKQTDPSLGRPPKSLEQVKDLVSSGDRGTGALV, from the coding sequence ATGAGTACAACCCTCTTCATCGTGGTCGTGGTCATCGTCACCGCGCTGATCTTCGACTTCACCAATGGCTTCCACGACTCGTCCAACGCCATGGCGACCTCCGTGGCGACGGGCGCCTTCACCCCGCGGCGCGCGGTGCTGGTTGCCGCCATCCTCAATGTCGTCGGGGCCACGCTGTCCACAGAGGTGGCCAAGACGATCTCCCACGGCATGTTCGACGACTCGCTGATTCAGGCGGCGCCGGCAATGGTCTTCGCCGGACTGGCCGGAGCGATTCTTTGGAACCTGATCACCTGGCTGCTGGGACTTCCTTCTTCGTCGTCTCATGCGCTTTTCGGGGGACTGATAGGCGCGGTCGTGGTGGCCGCCGGAATCCAGGGCGTGCACTGGGGCACGGTGGTCTCCAAGATCATGCTGCCCGCCGTACTCGCTCCGACCGTGGCCGCACTGGCATCCGCCGTGGCGACCTGGATCAGCTACCGCATCACCGGTCCGGCGGATAAGTTCAGTGACAGGATCTTCCGCTACGGCCAGCGGGTGTCGGCCTCCATGGTGGCTCTGGCCCATGGGACCTCTGACGGCCAGAAGACCATGGGAGTGATTACGCTGGTGCTCATTGCCGGCGGGTACCAGGAAGCCGGTTCTGCGCCGTACTGGTGGGTGGTCGCCGCCGCCGGCGCTGCCATCGGCCTGGGCACCTACTCTGGCGGCTGGCGCATTATGCGCACCATGGGCAAGGGACTGGTTCATATCGATCCTCCGCAGGGATTCGCTGCGGAGACCACCTCCACCGTGGCGATCCTGGCCTCATCCCACCTCGGTTTCGCCCTGTCCACCACCCACATCTGCACCGGCTCCATCCTGGGGACCGGGGTTGGCCGGGGTGCGAAGGTCTCCTGGGGAACCTTCGGCAAGATGGGCACCGCCTGGCTGATCACCCTTCCATGCGCCGCCCTGGTCGGGGCGGTCACCTCCTTCATCGCCGTCAAGGGCGGGGTGATCGGCACGATAGCGGTTATCGCATTGCTGATCGTCAGTGCGCTGCTGATCGTCCGGCAGGCCAACCACAACAAGGTGGACTTCTCCAACGTCAACGATGCGGACAAGGTGGTTGTTGCCAAGCAGACCGACCCGTCGCTGGGGCGTCCCCCGAAGTCCCTGGAGCAGGTCAAGGACCTGGTTAGCTCAGGTGACCGGGGCACGGGAGCGCTGGTATGA
- a CDS encoding glycoside hydrolase family 32 protein → MTEDLRAAALEAINRSQAAADSDYPVVHLAPPVGRLNDPNGLLVEGGTYHAFYQFSPFHPHRKLVYWGHASSDDLLHWTQHEPAIIPDSYYDRSGAYSGGAVVLDEDEACGLPASSRYQFFYTGNLKDPVTDERTASQCLVTSPDLERFTKWPDNPLLPAHPAGYTAHFRDPQVWRDPDDPGSFRMILGVQREDLTGAALLYRSEDLRSWRLEGELSFPDADGAFDHFGYMWECPGLVRLTDELTGQVRDVLIWCPQGIAPEDEGYENIFPCVYTVGCLEGTELRECDGTFAEVDRGFEFYAPQPFARRPSEPGPVLLVGWAGNASQDDQPSIETGGWVHALTVPRTVALRGGRLLQRPAVPLPADAAALSIVGRRLEGATPIRELDGHGSWHLRLEADPADARWGLRIGDEACCVTIEFLYDDDGAARLVVDRSRSRYTRHGATRTVTLPAGTPPRLEVVHDRSITELFVGDGALVFTLRSFVAPGTTGASVIGESVHPVAGCAVCFD, encoded by the coding sequence ATGACCGAGGACCTGAGGGCGGCCGCACTGGAGGCGATCAACCGCTCGCAAGCAGCTGCAGACTCCGACTACCCCGTGGTGCATCTGGCGCCGCCGGTCGGCAGACTGAACGACCCCAATGGATTGCTTGTGGAAGGCGGCACTTATCACGCCTTCTACCAGTTCAGCCCCTTCCACCCGCACCGCAAACTGGTGTACTGGGGCCATGCCTCTTCCGATGACCTGCTGCACTGGACCCAGCATGAACCGGCGATCATCCCCGACTCCTATTACGACCGCTCCGGCGCCTACTCCGGGGGGGCCGTGGTGCTCGACGAGGATGAGGCCTGCGGCCTTCCGGCGAGCTCCCGGTACCAGTTCTTCTACACCGGCAACCTCAAGGATCCGGTGACCGACGAACGTACCGCCAGCCAGTGCCTGGTCACCAGCCCGGATCTGGAGCGCTTCACCAAATGGCCGGACAACCCGCTGCTGCCGGCGCATCCGGCCGGTTACACCGCCCATTTCCGTGACCCGCAGGTCTGGCGTGATCCCGACGATCCGGGAAGCTTCCGTATGATCCTGGGCGTACAGCGCGAGGATCTGACCGGGGCCGCCCTGCTGTATCGCTCTGAGGATCTGCGCTCCTGGAGGCTGGAGGGGGAGCTGAGTTTCCCCGATGCCGACGGCGCCTTCGACCATTTCGGCTACATGTGGGAGTGCCCCGGCCTGGTGCGCCTGACGGATGAACTGACCGGCCAGGTTCGGGACGTGCTGATCTGGTGCCCGCAGGGCATCGCCCCCGAGGACGAGGGATACGAGAACATCTTCCCTTGCGTTTACACCGTGGGGTGCCTGGAGGGAACCGAGCTGCGCGAATGCGACGGCACCTTCGCCGAGGTTGACCGCGGCTTCGAGTTCTATGCCCCCCAGCCATTCGCCCGCAGGCCCTCCGAACCCGGACCGGTACTCCTGGTCGGCTGGGCGGGCAACGCCTCGCAAGATGATCAGCCGTCGATTGAGACCGGCGGCTGGGTGCACGCCCTCACCGTGCCACGAACAGTGGCGCTGCGCGGAGGCCGGCTGCTGCAGCGCCCCGCCGTGCCGTTGCCCGCCGACGCCGCTGCGCTGAGTATCGTGGGGCGGCGCCTGGAGGGTGCCACCCCTATTCGGGAGTTGGACGGACATGGCTCCTGGCATCTGCGGCTGGAGGCCGACCCGGCGGACGCCCGCTGGGGGCTGCGGATCGGAGACGAGGCCTGCTGTGTGACAATCGAGTTCCTCTACGACGACGACGGCGCCGCGCGGCTGGTCGTGGACCGCTCCCGCTCGCGTTATACCCGGCACGGGGCCACCCGGACGGTGACCCTGCCCGCGGGCACGCCGCCGCGGCTGGAGGTTGTCCACGACCGCTCGATCACCGAGCTGTTCGTGGGTGACGGCGCACTGGTGTTCACCCTGCGCAGCTTCGTCGCGCCGGGAACCACGGGAGCCTCCGTGATCGGCGAGTCGGTGCACCCTGTTGCGGGATGCGCCGTCTGCTTCGATTGA
- a CDS encoding sucrose-specific PTS transporter subunit IIBC → MDHARVARDVLTYVGGADNISAAAHCATRLRLVLNDMDKVDQKALDKDPDLKGTFVAGGMFQIIVGPGDVDIVFDEMVKTGGVKEVSKDEAKQEAAKSGNIVSRFIKMIADIFVPILPALIAGGLMMAINNVLTAGFFEAADGSTYGLTDRYPWLADYAGLINLVSSAAFAFLPVLVGFSAAKRFGGNVYLGAAMGAAMVSTELTSAYNIQQATEEGLIESWSLFGLNVDKIGYQAMVIPVLCVAWILSVIEKWLHKRLSGTADFLLTPLITLLLTGFLTFVVVGPLARELSDGITAGLQWLYNTAGPIGGFLFGLVYSPIVVTGLHQSFPAVELPLIADMQSGGAGSFIFPIASMANVAQGAVALAVFVLTKDAKMKGLAGAGGASAVFGITEPAIFGVNLRLRWPFFIGIGAAAVGGALVSLLNIHSQALGAAGFVGFVSIVPDDILKYIVVELIVFAIAFGAAISYGMTRGKNSLSGDSVDDVDEAALEAEATKAHAATVELPAEAATDFTVTSPIQGRAVPLTEVKDKTFSSGMLGPGLAVVPESGPVVSPIDGEVLVAFPTGHAYGLRSASGVELLIHVGMDTVELDGKHFTPKVAAGDKVLRGQTLVEVDWAGVTEDGYETVTPIVVSNATAFEGVTDEQAGAVARGDALYCVTPAAEPAEQGANA, encoded by the coding sequence ATGGATCACGCCCGCGTGGCGAGAGACGTCCTGACGTACGTCGGGGGAGCCGACAACATCAGCGCGGCAGCGCACTGTGCGACGCGCCTGCGCCTTGTCTTGAACGACATGGACAAGGTGGACCAGAAGGCTCTGGACAAGGACCCTGATCTGAAGGGTACCTTCGTTGCCGGCGGTATGTTCCAGATCATCGTCGGCCCTGGTGATGTCGACATCGTCTTTGATGAGATGGTCAAGACCGGCGGCGTAAAGGAAGTGTCCAAGGATGAGGCGAAGCAGGAGGCCGCCAAGAGTGGCAACATCGTCTCCCGCTTCATCAAGATGATCGCGGACATCTTCGTCCCGATCCTGCCCGCCCTGATCGCCGGCGGTCTGATGATGGCGATCAACAACGTGCTGACCGCGGGATTCTTCGAGGCCGCAGACGGCTCCACCTACGGTCTGACCGACCGTTACCCCTGGCTGGCGGACTATGCGGGCCTGATCAACCTGGTCTCCTCCGCAGCCTTCGCCTTCCTGCCCGTGCTGGTCGGATTCTCGGCCGCAAAGCGCTTCGGCGGCAACGTATACCTGGGCGCCGCGATGGGTGCGGCCATGGTCTCTACGGAGCTGACCAGCGCCTACAACATCCAGCAGGCCACCGAGGAGGGCCTGATCGAGAGCTGGAGCCTGTTCGGCCTGAATGTCGACAAGATCGGCTACCAGGCGATGGTCATCCCGGTTCTGTGCGTGGCCTGGATCCTTTCCGTCATTGAGAAGTGGCTCCACAAGCGGCTGTCCGGAACCGCGGACTTCCTCCTCACCCCGCTGATCACGCTGCTGCTGACGGGCTTCTTGACCTTCGTGGTTGTTGGTCCGTTGGCGCGTGAGCTCTCGGACGGTATCACTGCGGGACTTCAGTGGCTGTACAACACCGCCGGACCGATCGGTGGATTCCTCTTCGGCCTGGTCTACTCGCCCATCGTCGTCACCGGTCTGCACCAGTCCTTCCCGGCCGTCGAGCTGCCGCTGATCGCCGATATGCAGTCTGGAGGCGCAGGATCATTCATCTTCCCGATCGCCTCGATGGCCAATGTGGCCCAGGGTGCGGTTGCCCTGGCGGTCTTCGTGCTCACCAAGGACGCCAAGATGAAGGGTCTGGCCGGTGCCGGTGGCGCGTCGGCCGTCTTCGGCATCACCGAGCCGGCCATCTTCGGTGTGAACCTGCGTCTGCGTTGGCCCTTCTTCATCGGTATCGGGGCAGCCGCCGTCGGCGGTGCGCTCGTCTCGCTGCTGAACATTCACTCCCAGGCGCTGGGAGCAGCGGGATTCGTCGGCTTTGTATCGATCGTTCCCGATGACATCCTCAAGTACATCGTGGTAGAGCTGATCGTGTTCGCCATCGCCTTCGGCGCCGCCATCAGCTACGGAATGACGCGGGGAAAGAACTCTCTGTCCGGCGATAGCGTCGACGACGTCGACGAGGCCGCGCTGGAGGCTGAGGCCACCAAGGCCCATGCTGCCACTGTGGAGCTTCCTGCCGAGGCCGCCACCGACTTCACCGTCACCTCGCCCATTCAGGGACGAGCGGTGCCACTTACCGAGGTGAAGGACAAGACCTTCTCCTCCGGGATGTTGGGCCCGGGCCTGGCGGTAGTGCCGGAGTCCGGCCCCGTAGTCTCTCCGATCGACGGCGAGGTACTGGTCGCCTTCCCGACCGGACACGCCTACGGCCTGCGCTCGGCCAGTGGCGTGGAGCTGCTGATCCACGTCGGTATGGATACCGTCGAACTTGATGGCAAGCACTTCACTCCGAAGGTCGCCGCAGGAGACAAGGTGTTGCGCGGTCAGACGCTGGTTGAGGTCGACTGGGCCGGTGTCACCGAGGACGGCTATGAGACCGTCACCCCGATCGTGGTCTCTAACGCGACCGCCTTCGAAGGAGTCACCGACGAGCAGGCCGGCGCCGTCGCCCGCGGAGACGCCCTGTACTGCGTGACCCCCGCGGCCGAGCCGGCCGAGCAGGGCGCCAACGCCTGA
- a CDS encoding LacI family DNA-binding transcriptional regulator, with protein MVLRREPTLADVAELAGVSLTTVSRVLNNRGYLSQETKDRVARAVAQLNYRPNQVARALHGKSTNIVGVIVPTVALPFFGELADEIENALAEHHYRILVCNSMGRADREREYLDLLISHRVDGIISGAHNDQLKEYHTVRMPLVTIDRDLSPTIPNIRCANEAAAREATRLLLDRGARRPALLTSRTGEHNRREAGYRAVLEQFGIDPVIFTVDFHTPDAERARLIDAHLDSAANRIDAVFATDDLSAAAVLDWADRNGLRVPQDFKVIGFDGTSAVRRALPGLATVRQPLGDLARTAVEVLLKQIQNAAQGQEAESISSPIELPGVLLPGRTT; from the coding sequence TTGGTCCTACGCCGTGAACCCACACTGGCCGACGTCGCCGAGCTCGCCGGGGTCTCCTTGACCACGGTATCCCGGGTGCTCAACAACCGGGGCTACCTCAGCCAGGAGACCAAGGATCGCGTAGCCAGGGCGGTAGCCCAGCTCAACTACCGGCCCAACCAGGTGGCCCGTGCGCTCCACGGCAAGTCCACCAACATCGTCGGCGTCATCGTGCCCACCGTCGCCCTGCCCTTCTTCGGCGAACTCGCCGATGAGATCGAGAACGCCCTGGCCGAGCACCACTACCGCATACTCGTATGCAACTCCATGGGCCGCGCAGACCGGGAACGAGAGTACCTGGATCTGCTGATCTCACACCGGGTGGACGGCATCATCTCCGGAGCACACAACGATCAGCTCAAGGAGTACCACACGGTGCGCATGCCCCTGGTGACCATTGATCGGGACCTGTCCCCCACAATCCCCAATATCCGATGCGCCAACGAGGCCGCGGCGCGTGAAGCCACCCGCCTGTTGCTGGACCGCGGCGCCAGACGTCCGGCGTTGCTGACCTCGCGCACAGGCGAGCACAATCGGCGGGAGGCCGGATACCGGGCGGTGCTAGAGCAGTTCGGCATCGACCCCGTCATCTTCACCGTGGATTTTCACACTCCCGACGCCGAAAGAGCCCGGCTCATCGACGCTCACCTGGATTCCGCAGCCAACCGGATCGACGCCGTGTTCGCCACCGACGACCTGTCTGCCGCCGCCGTCCTGGACTGGGCCGACCGGAACGGCCTGCGGGTACCGCAGGACTTCAAGGTCATCGGTTTCGATGGTACCTCCGCGGTAAGACGCGCCCTGCCCGGCCTGGCGACGGTCCGCCAGCCCCTGGGCGATCTGGCCCGCACCGCCGTAGAGGTGCTGCTAAAGCAGATTCAGAACGCCGCACAGGGACAAGAAGCCGAATCGATCTCCTCCCCCATTGAACTTCCGGGCGTGCTTCTTCCTGGCCGGACCACATAA